The Caulifigura coniformis genome includes a region encoding these proteins:
- a CDS encoding CCA tRNA nucleotidyltransferase: MHPSSPDPQSAFATRVVLELRQAGADAYWAGGCVRDLLRKLRPQDYDVATSATPGAVRKLFGARRTLAVGESFGVIIVLPPEGLEPVEVATFRTEGPYKDGRRPDSVVYATAEEDALRRDFTINGMFYDPVEHRVLDFVGGQADLKAGIVRAIGDAHARMQEDKLRLLRAVRFTAVLDFQLDPGTAEAVKAMSSQLSVVSVERIAQELRKMLLHRNRRRAIELCLETGLMDVVLPGWTETEPAPEGALQALERLETPSFGLALAVLMRSLPNPEPNRRKAPVPTGTVRGHCHRLKLSTADSDSCLWLHAHQHDLDRISQFSDADLKRLLAHPLSGELLKWFSVQAAVDADKSRSLAFLTARSSTWTAADLAPPPLITGQDILALGLKPGPRLKELLEAIRTAQLNGEVATVEEAQSMLRALIGGSC, from the coding sequence ATGCATCCGTCCTCACCCGACCCCCAATCTGCATTCGCGACCCGCGTCGTTTTGGAGCTTCGACAAGCGGGGGCTGATGCGTATTGGGCCGGAGGGTGTGTCCGCGACCTGCTGCGGAAGCTGCGTCCCCAGGATTACGACGTGGCCACGAGCGCCACGCCGGGCGCCGTTCGCAAGCTGTTCGGGGCGAGGCGGACGCTCGCGGTGGGCGAGTCGTTCGGGGTGATCATCGTCCTTCCGCCGGAGGGGCTGGAACCTGTGGAAGTGGCGACCTTCCGCACGGAGGGCCCGTACAAGGACGGGCGTCGCCCGGACTCGGTGGTCTATGCGACGGCCGAAGAAGACGCGCTGCGTCGCGACTTCACGATCAACGGGATGTTTTACGACCCGGTGGAGCATCGCGTGCTCGATTTCGTCGGCGGGCAGGCGGACCTGAAAGCAGGGATCGTGCGGGCGATCGGCGACGCGCATGCGCGGATGCAGGAGGACAAGTTGCGCCTGCTCCGCGCCGTCCGCTTCACGGCGGTCCTCGATTTCCAGCTCGATCCGGGAACGGCCGAAGCCGTCAAGGCGATGTCGTCTCAGCTCTCGGTGGTGAGCGTCGAACGGATCGCGCAGGAACTCCGCAAGATGCTGCTGCACCGAAACAGGCGACGCGCCATCGAGCTGTGCCTGGAGACGGGGCTGATGGACGTCGTTCTACCAGGATGGACTGAAACGGAGCCGGCGCCCGAGGGGGCGCTCCAGGCCCTCGAGCGACTCGAGACGCCGTCCTTCGGATTGGCGCTCGCCGTTCTCATGCGGTCGCTGCCGAACCCGGAACCGAACCGTCGCAAGGCACCGGTCCCGACCGGAACCGTGCGCGGGCATTGTCACCGTCTCAAGCTGTCGACCGCGGACAGTGACAGCTGCCTGTGGCTGCATGCGCATCAACACGACCTGGACCGGATTTCGCAATTCTCGGACGCTGACCTCAAACGTCTGCTGGCCCACCCGCTGAGCGGCGAACTGCTGAAGTGGTTCTCCGTGCAGGCGGCCGTCGATGCCGACAAATCGCGGTCGCTGGCGTTTCTGACCGCGCGCTCGTCGACCTGGACGGCCGCAGATCTTGCTCCCCCCCCGCTGATCACGGGCCAGGACATCCTGGCGCTGGGGCTGAAGCCCGGCCCGCGGTTAAAGGAACTGCTGGAGGCGATCCGGACGGCCCAGTTGAATGGCGAGGTGGCGACGGTTGAGGAGGCGCAGTCGATGTTGCGAGCGTTAATCGGGGGGAGTTGTTAG